One part of the Mycolicibacterium aromaticivorans JS19b1 = JCM 16368 genome encodes these proteins:
- a CDS encoding electron transfer flavoprotein subunit alpha/FixB family protein, protein MAEVLVLVEHAEGAVKKVTAELITAARALGEPSAVVIGAPGTAAPLVDDLKAAGAAKIYVAESDDAAGYLITPFVDVLASLVESATPAAVLLAANADGKEIAGRLAARTGAGVLSDVIEVKEGGVGVHSIFGGAFTVEAQATGDTPVITLRPGAVDAAPEAGAGEQVTVEVPAQAENATKITKREPAVAGDRPELTEASVVVSGGRGVGSADKFSVVEELADSLGGAVGASRAAVDSGYYPGQFQVGQTGKTVSPQLYIALGISGAIQHRAGMQTSKTIIAVNKDEEAPIFEIADYGIVGDLFNVTPQLTDAVKSRKG, encoded by the coding sequence ATGGCTGAAGTACTTGTGCTCGTCGAGCACGCCGAAGGTGCGGTGAAGAAAGTCACCGCCGAGCTCATCACCGCCGCCCGTGCCCTTGGCGAGCCGTCGGCCGTCGTGATCGGTGCCCCAGGCACCGCCGCGCCGCTCGTCGACGACCTCAAGGCCGCCGGTGCGGCCAAGATCTACGTCGCCGAGTCGGACGATGCCGCGGGCTACCTCATCACCCCGTTCGTCGACGTTCTGGCGTCGCTGGTGGAGTCGGCCACCCCGGCCGCCGTGCTGCTGGCCGCCAACGCCGACGGCAAGGAGATCGCGGGCCGGCTGGCCGCCCGGACCGGCGCCGGTGTGCTGTCCGACGTCATCGAGGTCAAAGAAGGTGGAGTGGGCGTCCACAGCATCTTCGGTGGCGCCTTCACCGTCGAGGCACAGGCCACCGGCGACACCCCGGTGATCACCCTGCGTCCGGGTGCCGTCGACGCCGCGCCCGAAGCGGGTGCCGGCGAGCAGGTGACGGTCGAGGTGCCTGCACAGGCCGAGAACGCCACCAAGATCACCAAGCGCGAGCCCGCCGTGGCCGGCGACCGCCCGGAGCTCACCGAGGCCAGCGTTGTGGTCTCCGGTGGCCGTGGTGTCGGCAGTGCCGACAAGTTCTCGGTGGTCGAGGAACTGGCCGACTCGCTGGGTGGCGCCGTCGGTGCATCGCGTGCCGCCGTCGACTCCGGCTACTACCCGGGCCAGTTCCAGGTGGGCCAGACCGGCAAGACGGTCTCGCCGCAGCTGTACATCGCGCTGGGCATCTCCGGGGCGATCCAGCACCGCGCGGGAATGCAGACGTCCAAGACGATCATCGCGGTGAACAAGGACGAGGAAGCACCGATCTTCGAGATCGCCGATTACGGCATCGTCGGTGACCTGTTCAACGTCACGCCGCAGCTGACCGACGCGGTCAAGTCCCGCAAGGGTTAA
- a CDS encoding electron transfer flavoprotein subunit beta/FixA family protein: protein MTNIVVLIKQVPDTWSERKLSDGDYTLDRDAADAVLDEINERAVEEALLIKEREGDAAGTVTVLTAGPERATEAIRKALSMGADKAVHLLDDGLHGSDMVQTGWALARALGAIEGTELVIAGNEATDGTGGAVPAIIAEYLGLPQLTHLRKVTVEGGKITGERETDDGVFTLEASLPAVISVNEKINEPRFPSFKGIMAAKKKEVTTLTLAEIGVEGDEVGLANAGTSVLSSTPKPPKTAGEKITDEGDGGSKIAQYLVAQKII, encoded by the coding sequence ATGACGAACATCGTGGTCCTGATCAAACAGGTCCCAGACACGTGGTCCGAGCGCAAGTTGTCCGACGGTGACTACACGCTCGATCGCGACGCTGCCGATGCCGTGCTGGACGAGATCAACGAGCGTGCCGTTGAAGAGGCGCTTCTGATCAAGGAGCGCGAAGGCGACGCCGCGGGCACCGTCACCGTGCTGACCGCCGGCCCCGAGCGCGCCACCGAGGCGATCCGCAAGGCGCTGTCGATGGGTGCCGACAAGGCCGTGCACCTGCTCGACGACGGCTTGCACGGCTCCGACATGGTGCAGACCGGCTGGGCCCTGGCCCGCGCGCTGGGTGCGATCGAAGGCACCGAGCTGGTCATCGCCGGCAACGAGGCCACCGACGGCACCGGCGGTGCGGTCCCGGCCATCATCGCCGAGTACCTCGGCCTGCCCCAGCTGACGCACCTGCGCAAGGTGACCGTCGAGGGCGGGAAGATCACCGGCGAGCGCGAGACCGACGACGGTGTGTTCACCCTCGAGGCCTCACTGCCCGCGGTCATCAGCGTCAACGAGAAGATCAACGAGCCGCGCTTCCCGTCCTTCAAGGGCATCATGGCCGCGAAGAAGAAGGAAGTGACCACCCTGACGCTGGCCGAGATCGGCGTCGAGGGCGACGAGGTCGGCCTGGCCAACGCCGGCACTTCGGTGCTGTCGTCCACGCCGAAGCCGCCGAAGACCGCAGGCGAGAAGATCACCGACGAAGGCGACGGCGGCAGCAAGATCGCCCAGTACCTGGTCGCTCAGAAAATCATCTAG
- a CDS encoding class I SAM-dependent methyltransferase, protein MCISSPSVPSSSRTANFGLACLAMSAFVTDAGDSGLPLTGERTIPGLAEENYWFRRHEVVYRRLLDLCAGREVLEAGCGEGYGADLIASVARRVVAVDYDAATVAHVAARYPRVEVVEGNLAALPLPDASVDVVVNFQVIEHLWDQPQFVAECARVLRRGGLLLMSTPNRITFSPGLDTPVNPFHTRELNAAELTELLTGGGFRMRSMSGVFHGAGLLAMDERHGGSIIDAQIERALADAPWSDELLADVTAVACDDFDLLSDTERDIDDSLDLVAIAVRV, encoded by the coding sequence TTGTGTATTAGCAGCCCATCGGTACCGAGCAGTTCGCGAACCGCCAACTTCGGGTTAGCCTGCCTTGCAATGAGCGCATTCGTGACTGATGCAGGTGACAGCGGTTTGCCACTGACCGGCGAGCGGACCATCCCCGGGCTGGCGGAAGAGAACTACTGGTTTCGCCGCCACGAGGTGGTCTACCGCCGCCTGCTCGACCTTTGCGCAGGTCGTGAGGTGCTGGAAGCGGGCTGCGGGGAGGGCTATGGCGCCGACCTGATCGCCTCGGTGGCGCGCCGGGTGGTTGCGGTGGACTACGACGCGGCGACGGTGGCGCATGTGGCCGCGCGCTACCCCCGGGTCGAGGTCGTCGAAGGCAACCTCGCAGCACTGCCCCTGCCGGACGCTTCAGTTGACGTTGTGGTGAACTTCCAGGTCATAGAGCATTTGTGGGATCAGCCACAGTTCGTGGCCGAATGCGCCCGGGTGCTGCGACGCGGCGGACTGCTGCTGATGTCGACGCCGAACCGCATCACCTTCTCCCCCGGGCTGGACACCCCGGTCAACCCGTTCCACACCCGCGAACTCAACGCCGCCGAACTGACTGAGCTGCTGACCGGCGGCGGATTCCGGATGCGCTCGATGAGCGGGGTCTTTCATGGCGCGGGTCTGCTCGCGATGGACGAGCGGCACGGCGGCTCGATCATCGACGCCCAGATCGAGCGGGCACTGGCCGACGCACCGTGGTCCGACGAGCTGCTGGCCGATGTGACCGCCGTGGCGTGCGACGACTTCGATCTGCTGTCCGACACCGAGCGCGATATCGACGACAGCCTCGACCTGGTGGCGATCGCGGTGCGCGTATGA
- a CDS encoding glycoside hydrolase family 57 protein, translated as MSQEQVPGQFTLVLHTHLPWLAHHGRWPVGEEWLYQSWAAAYLPLMRVLRTLAAEGRRGVLTLGMTPVVTAQLDDPYCLDGMHRWLANWQLRALEAATLRTPTGAGAGTATTPEALREFGIREYDEAGRALEDFSTLWRHGASPLLRQLIDAGTVELLGGPLAHPFQPLLNPRLREFALREGLADAGQRFAHTPKGIWAPECAYAPGMEHDYAAAGVGHFMVDGPSLHGDTTLGRPVGTTGVVAFGRDLQVSYRVWSPKSGYPGHAAYRDFHTYDHLTGLKPARVTGRNVDSDAKAPYDPQRADNAIDTHVADFVGVVRQRLISESQRIGRPAHVVAAFDTELFGHWWYEGPIWLERLLRALPEAGVRVGTLSDALSAGYVGTPVELPPSSWGSGKDWQVWDGEQVADIVALNTEVVDTALTTVDKALAHRGAAPGRDVVADQILRETLLTVSSDWPFMVSKDSAADYARYRAHLHAHAAREISDALASGRRDAAERLAAGWNRADGLFGALDARRLPR; from the coding sequence ATGAGCCAAGAACAGGTGCCCGGACAATTCACCCTCGTCCTGCACACCCACCTGCCGTGGTTGGCCCACCACGGCCGCTGGCCGGTCGGCGAGGAATGGCTCTACCAGTCCTGGGCGGCGGCCTACCTCCCGCTGATGCGGGTGTTGCGGACGCTGGCCGCCGAGGGCCGTCGCGGCGTGCTCACCCTGGGTATGACACCGGTGGTCACCGCGCAACTCGATGACCCCTACTGCCTGGACGGCATGCATCGGTGGCTGGCCAATTGGCAGCTGCGGGCGCTCGAAGCGGCCACCCTGCGCACCCCGACCGGTGCCGGTGCCGGTACCGCGACGACTCCGGAAGCGTTGCGCGAGTTCGGTATTCGCGAGTATGACGAAGCCGGGCGCGCCCTTGAGGATTTCAGCACGCTGTGGCGGCACGGCGCCAGCCCGCTGTTGCGCCAGCTGATCGACGCCGGCACCGTCGAGCTGCTGGGCGGCCCGCTCGCTCACCCGTTCCAGCCGCTGCTCAATCCGCGGCTGCGCGAATTCGCGCTACGCGAGGGCCTGGCCGACGCCGGCCAGCGCTTCGCGCACACGCCGAAAGGCATCTGGGCACCCGAATGTGCTTACGCCCCAGGCATGGAACACGACTACGCCGCCGCCGGAGTCGGACATTTCATGGTCGACGGCCCGTCGCTGCACGGCGACACCACACTGGGCCGGCCGGTCGGAACGACCGGCGTGGTGGCGTTCGGCCGCGACCTGCAGGTCAGTTACCGGGTGTGGTCGCCCAAATCGGGCTACCCCGGCCATGCCGCGTACCGCGACTTCCACACCTACGACCATCTGACCGGCCTCAAGCCCGCACGGGTCACCGGCCGTAACGTCGACTCGGACGCCAAAGCCCCCTACGACCCGCAGCGCGCAGACAACGCCATCGACACCCATGTCGCCGACTTCGTCGGAGTCGTCCGGCAGCGGTTGATCTCGGAGTCGCAGCGCATCGGCCGCCCCGCACACGTGGTGGCCGCCTTCGACACCGAACTGTTCGGGCACTGGTGGTACGAAGGCCCGATCTGGCTCGAGCGGTTGCTGCGCGCACTGCCCGAAGCCGGCGTCCGGGTCGGCACGCTCAGCGATGCACTGTCCGCAGGGTACGTCGGCACGCCCGTCGAATTACCGCCCAGCTCTTGGGGATCCGGCAAGGACTGGCAGGTCTGGGACGGCGAGCAGGTAGCCGACATCGTCGCGCTCAACACCGAGGTCGTCGACACCGCCTTGACGACCGTCGACAAGGCGCTCGCACACCGCGGGGCCGCCCCCGGCCGGGATGTCGTCGCCGACCAGATCCTGCGCGAGACGCTGCTGACGGTGTCCAGCGACTGGCCGTTCATGGTCAGCAAGGATTCCGCGGCCGACTACGCGCGCTACCGCGCACACCTGCACGCCCACGCCGCCCGGGAGATCTCCGACGCGTTGGCATCGGGACGCCGCGACGCCGCCGAACGGCTGGCCGCGGGCTGGAACCGGGCCGATGGGTTGTTCGGCGCACTCGACGCCCGGCGGCTGCCCCGATGA
- a CDS encoding glycosyltransferase family 4 protein — MKILMVSWEYPPVIIGGLGRHVYQLATALAADGHDVVVLSRRPSGTDPSTHPTTDEVHEGVRVIAAAQDPHEFEFGRDMMAWTMAMGHAMIRAGLTLRAKDWQPDIVHAHDWLVAHPAIALAEFFDVPMVSTVHATEAGRHSGWVSGQISRQVHAVESWFVRESDSLIACSASMADEIGELFGPDLGEIVVIRNGIDSSRWPFASRHASSGPPELLYIGRLEYEKGVHDAIAALPRIRRTHPGTTLTIAGDGTQQDWLVEVARKHKVLKAVHFAGRVDHDELLRLLHRADAAVLPSHYEPFGIAALEAAAAGIPLVTSTAGGLGEAVIDGETGVSFPPRDVTALAAAVRRVLDDPGAAQQRAIAARDRLTSDFDWHTVAAETAQVYLAAKRHERDPLPRRPIIEHALPGR; from the coding sequence ATGAAGATCCTGATGGTGTCGTGGGAATACCCGCCGGTGATCATCGGCGGGCTGGGGCGTCACGTCTACCAACTGGCGACCGCGCTGGCCGCCGACGGTCACGACGTCGTGGTGCTCTCCCGGCGTCCGTCGGGCACCGATCCCAGCACGCACCCGACCACCGACGAGGTGCACGAGGGTGTGCGGGTGATCGCCGCCGCGCAGGACCCGCACGAATTCGAGTTCGGCCGCGACATGATGGCCTGGACGATGGCCATGGGCCACGCCATGATTCGCGCCGGGCTGACCTTGCGGGCCAAGGACTGGCAGCCCGACATCGTGCACGCCCACGACTGGCTGGTCGCCCACCCGGCCATCGCCCTGGCCGAATTCTTCGACGTGCCCATGGTTTCCACCGTGCACGCCACCGAGGCCGGTCGGCATTCCGGCTGGGTGTCCGGCCAGATCAGCCGCCAGGTGCACGCGGTCGAATCCTGGTTCGTCCGGGAGTCCGACTCGCTGATCGCCTGCTCGGCATCCATGGCCGACGAGATCGGTGAGCTGTTCGGCCCGGACCTGGGCGAGATAGTCGTGATTCGCAACGGAATCGATTCCAGCCGTTGGCCGTTCGCGTCTCGGCACGCCTCATCAGGCCCACCGGAGTTGTTGTACATCGGCCGACTCGAGTACGAGAAGGGCGTGCACGACGCGATCGCGGCGTTACCACGCATCCGGCGTACCCATCCGGGAACGACGTTGACGATCGCCGGCGACGGCACCCAGCAGGACTGGCTCGTGGAGGTAGCCCGAAAGCACAAGGTGCTCAAAGCCGTTCACTTTGCCGGCCGGGTCGACCACGACGAGTTGCTGCGCCTGCTGCACCGCGCCGATGCCGCGGTGCTGCCCAGCCACTACGAGCCGTTCGGCATCGCCGCGCTCGAGGCGGCCGCGGCGGGCATCCCGCTGGTCACGTCCACCGCCGGTGGTCTCGGCGAAGCCGTCATCGACGGCGAGACCGGAGTGTCCTTCCCGCCACGCGACGTCACCGCGCTGGCCGCGGCCGTGCGTCGCGTTCTGGACGATCCCGGCGCCGCGCAGCAGCGAGCCATCGCCGCGCGGGACCGGTTGACGTCCGATTTCGACTGGCACACCGTGGCGGCCGAGACCGCTCAGGTGTACCTGGCCGCCAAGCGCCACGAGCGCGATCCCCTGCCGCGCCGGCCGATCATCGAGCACGCACTGCCGGGACGCTGA
- a CDS encoding MPT63 family protein, translating into MKISSSTKALLAIALSALIVLAAAPFSAAADYPIVGRLGSPLTMTDSVGQVSLSWKVSDLKPSSDVMPGYPVEGRLWEATATVDAISGPVTPAISQFNAVAPNQAAYRVLWMVAAPSNISGATIPQGATATGKIHFDVTGPAPTTVTMNNGMEDLLIWTP; encoded by the coding sequence GTGAAGATCTCCAGTTCCACCAAGGCTCTACTGGCCATCGCGTTGAGCGCACTCATCGTGCTGGCGGCCGCGCCGTTTTCGGCGGCGGCCGACTATCCCATCGTCGGCAGACTGGGCAGCCCGCTGACGATGACCGACAGCGTCGGCCAGGTCTCGTTGAGCTGGAAGGTCAGTGACCTCAAACCCAGCAGCGACGTGATGCCCGGCTATCCGGTGGAGGGCCGACTGTGGGAGGCGACCGCCACCGTCGACGCGATCAGCGGCCCGGTCACGCCCGCCATCTCGCAGTTCAACGCCGTCGCTCCGAATCAGGCGGCGTATCGGGTGCTGTGGATGGTCGCCGCACCGTCCAACATCAGCGGTGCAACCATCCCGCAGGGCGCCACGGCGACAGGCAAGATCCACTTCGACGTCACCGGGCCGGCGCCGACCACCGTCACCATGAACAACGGCATGGAGGATCTGCTGATCTGGACGCCGTGA
- a CDS encoding acyltransferase, translating to MTTMWGSPLHKRWMGSRLRDPRQARFLTRDSLRWVIANRAYTPWYLVRYWRLLKFKLANPHIITRGMVFLGKDVEIHATPELAQLEIGRWVHIGDKNTIRAHEGSLRFGDKVVLGRDNVINCYLDIELGDSALMADWCYVCDFDHKMDNIEMPIKDQGIVKSPVRIGPDTWIAAKVTVLRGTTVGRGCVLGAHAVVKGDIPDFSIAVGSPAKVVKNRKLAWDTSAAQRAELAAALADIERKKASRLEA from the coding sequence ATGACGACGATGTGGGGATCGCCGCTCCACAAGCGGTGGATGGGTTCGCGCCTGCGGGATCCGCGGCAGGCGCGCTTCCTGACCAGGGACTCGCTGCGCTGGGTCATCGCGAACCGGGCCTATACGCCCTGGTACCTGGTGCGCTACTGGCGCCTGCTGAAGTTCAAGCTGGCGAATCCGCACATCATCACCCGCGGGATGGTGTTCCTCGGCAAGGACGTCGAGATCCACGCCACCCCCGAACTGGCGCAACTCGAGATCGGGCGCTGGGTGCACATCGGCGACAAGAACACCATCCGCGCGCATGAGGGCTCGCTGCGGTTCGGCGACAAAGTGGTGCTGGGCCGCGACAACGTCATCAACTGCTACCTGGACATCGAACTGGGTGACTCGGCGCTGATGGCCGACTGGTGCTACGTCTGCGACTTCGACCACAAGATGGACAACATCGAGATGCCGATCAAAGATCAGGGGATCGTCAAGAGTCCGGTGCGGATCGGGCCGGACACCTGGATCGCGGCGAAGGTGACCGTGCTGCGCGGTACGACGGTCGGGCGGGGCTGCGTCCTGGGCGCCCACGCTGTGGTGAAGGGTGATATCCCGGATTTCTCGATCGCCGTCGGCTCGCCGGCCAAGGTCGTCAAGAACCGTAAGCTCGCCTGGGATACCTCGGCCGCGCAGCGCGCCGAACTGGCGGCGGCGCTGGCCGACATCGAACGCAAGAAGGCGTCCCGTCTAGAGGCGTAA
- a CDS encoding PQQ-binding-like beta-propeller repeat protein produces the protein MASAALVVIGLAGCGNTDSWVQSTAAHGWSAQYADAANSSYTGTGGASALRLKWSRSVKGELGAGAALGDGSYLAANGQTAGGCSLMVWENDNNGRQRWCTRMVLGGGFASPLFDQFDNLFIGQPGMMQSYPPTQWIRWRQNVIGMPTTARFLGGDQLLVVTHLGQVLVFDSHAGDVTGTPVDLVEGLDPTDSVRGLADCARGMPQCPVAAPPAYATATRTIVVSLWLPGAKASTLVGLQYHPGQTPLLTREWTSDAIAAGVLAAPVASADGTTVYVTGRDHKLWALKTSDGKPKWSVPLDFLPQTPPSVSPDGLIVVGGGPNTHLVALKDAGDRAQVAWRRADVTPLCTSSRAGSVAYTVVAGSPSGLSLLAFDPADGHTLNSYPLPQADGFPVGVSVGLDRRVVVATSAGQLYSFDPA, from the coding sequence TTGGCGTCGGCCGCGCTGGTCGTGATCGGTTTGGCTGGTTGCGGCAACACGGACTCCTGGGTGCAGTCCACCGCGGCGCACGGCTGGTCGGCCCAATACGCCGACGCCGCCAACAGCAGCTACACCGGCACGGGCGGCGCCTCGGCGCTCCGGCTGAAGTGGAGCCGCTCGGTGAAGGGCGAGCTCGGCGCGGGCGCCGCACTCGGTGACGGGAGCTACCTAGCGGCGAACGGGCAGACCGCCGGCGGCTGTTCGCTGATGGTGTGGGAGAACGACAACAACGGCAGGCAACGCTGGTGCACCCGCATGGTGCTCGGCGGCGGCTTCGCCAGCCCGCTGTTCGACCAGTTCGACAATCTGTTCATTGGCCAGCCCGGCATGATGCAGTCCTACCCGCCGACCCAGTGGATCCGCTGGCGCCAGAACGTCATCGGAATGCCCACGACTGCACGGTTTCTCGGTGGCGACCAGTTGCTTGTGGTCACCCATCTCGGGCAGGTGCTGGTGTTCGACTCCCACGCCGGTGACGTGACCGGCACCCCGGTGGATCTCGTCGAGGGCCTCGACCCGACTGATTCGGTCCGCGGGCTGGCCGATTGCGCTCGGGGAATGCCGCAGTGCCCGGTGGCCGCACCCCCTGCCTACGCCACCGCGACCCGCACCATCGTCGTGAGTCTGTGGCTGCCCGGCGCCAAGGCGTCGACGCTCGTCGGCTTGCAGTACCACCCCGGCCAGACCCCGCTGCTCACCCGCGAGTGGACGTCGGACGCCATCGCCGCCGGCGTGCTGGCCGCGCCGGTGGCGTCCGCCGACGGGACCACCGTGTACGTCACCGGCCGCGACCACAAACTGTGGGCGTTGAAGACTTCCGACGGTAAGCCGAAATGGTCTGTGCCGCTGGACTTTCTGCCTCAGACCCCGCCATCGGTGTCACCTGACGGGCTGATCGTCGTGGGCGGCGGCCCCAATACCCACCTGGTTGCGCTTAAGGACGCAGGCGACCGGGCCCAGGTTGCCTGGCGCCGCGCGGATGTCACACCGTTGTGCACGTCGAGTCGGGCCGGCAGTGTGGCCTACACGGTGGTCGCGGGCTCGCCGTCGGGACTGTCGTTGCTGGCGTTCGACCCCGCTGACGGTCACACCCTCAACAGCTATCCCCTGCCACAGGCCGATGGCTTCCCGGTGGGGGTGTCGGTCGGTCTCGATCGGCGGGTCGTGGTGGCTACCAGCGCCGGCCAGTTGTACAGCTTCGACCCGGCCTAG
- a CDS encoding esterase: MRISHLATLLVFGVLIAEQSIAVAGAATDCAAMSGTMEAGNVCHVHTAASGYTMDLRFPTDYADEQAVLDYLTQNREGFINVAQMPSIRNVPYEMDVTTESFTSGPPPGATQSVVLKLFQDVGGARPTTWYKAFTYDVAHRKPVTFETLFPPDAKVLNTIFPIVQADLERQTGLTGVIATGDGLDPSHYQNFAITDDAVIFYFGQGELLPSDAGATSASVPRTALPPLQLT; encoded by the coding sequence ATGCGCATTTCCCATCTGGCCACCCTGCTGGTCTTCGGCGTGCTGATCGCCGAACAATCCATCGCGGTCGCCGGTGCGGCGACCGACTGCGCGGCCATGAGCGGAACCATGGAGGCCGGCAATGTCTGCCATGTCCACACCGCCGCCTCCGGCTACACAATGGATCTGCGGTTCCCCACCGACTACGCCGACGAGCAGGCCGTCCTGGACTACCTGACGCAAAACCGCGAGGGATTCATCAATGTCGCGCAGATGCCGTCGATCCGCAATGTGCCGTACGAAATGGACGTCACCACAGAATCATTCACCTCAGGACCGCCGCCGGGTGCCACCCAGAGCGTGGTGCTGAAACTCTTCCAAGACGTCGGCGGCGCCCGTCCGACAACCTGGTACAAGGCGTTCACCTACGATGTGGCGCACCGAAAGCCGGTGACGTTCGAGACGCTCTTTCCGCCCGACGCCAAGGTTCTCAACACGATATTCCCGATCGTGCAAGCCGACCTCGAACGGCAGACCGGTCTGACCGGCGTGATCGCCACCGGCGACGGACTCGACCCGTCGCATTATCAGAATTTCGCCATCACCGACGATGCGGTGATCTTCTATTTCGGTCAGGGCGAGCTGCTGCCGTCGGACGCCGGGGCCACCTCGGCCTCGGTGCCGCGGACAGCGCTCCCGCCGCTGCAGCTCACCTAG
- a CDS encoding THUMP-like domain-containing protein translates to MVLQRHDHRGQAVLTFGRDDVTYLTSDAGVAALAEVAGYRLTDSTRLADITAIRDRFAERATALVETTLLRRKAVAKLGDLGEVSQWLFTDDALQQATAEPVARHRAARLAGAVVHDATCSIGTELAALRSTAAALVGSDIDEVRLAMARHNVPDVALCRADALHPVSRAAVVLLDPARRSGGRRRFDPRDYVPPLDALFDVYRGCPTVVKCAPGIDFEAVAEMGFEGEIEVTSAGGSVREACLWSPALATPGVRRRACVLDRGEVITDADPDDCPTRPTGRWIVDPDGAIVRAGLVRHYAARHGLWQLDPEIAYLSGDHVPAGVRGFEVLDELPLREKILRQALSQRDCGQLEILVRGVGVDPDALRRRLRPAGRASLSLVITRIGAGAGERSAVFLCRASAANT, encoded by the coding sequence CTGGTACTACAACGTCATGATCACCGGGGTCAAGCCGTCCTGACCTTCGGGCGCGACGACGTCACCTACCTCACCAGTGACGCCGGTGTGGCGGCGCTGGCCGAGGTCGCCGGCTATCGGCTGACCGATTCCACCCGGCTCGCCGACATCACCGCGATCCGCGACCGGTTCGCCGAGCGCGCCACCGCGCTGGTCGAAACGACGTTGTTGCGCCGCAAGGCCGTCGCCAAACTCGGGGACCTGGGCGAGGTGTCGCAGTGGTTGTTCACCGACGACGCCCTGCAGCAGGCCACCGCCGAGCCGGTGGCCCGGCATCGGGCCGCCCGCCTGGCCGGTGCGGTGGTGCACGACGCGACATGTTCGATCGGCACCGAGTTGGCCGCGTTGCGGTCCACGGCGGCCGCGCTCGTCGGCAGCGACATCGACGAGGTGCGCCTGGCGATGGCCCGCCACAACGTGCCGGACGTGGCGCTGTGCCGTGCCGATGCACTGCACCCGGTGAGCCGCGCCGCCGTGGTGCTGCTCGATCCGGCGCGTCGCTCGGGCGGGCGTCGTCGCTTCGATCCGCGCGACTACGTGCCACCGCTGGACGCACTGTTCGACGTCTATCGCGGCTGCCCCACCGTCGTGAAGTGCGCGCCCGGAATCGATTTCGAGGCGGTCGCAGAGATGGGCTTCGAAGGCGAGATCGAGGTGACCTCGGCCGGCGGTTCGGTGCGGGAGGCCTGTCTGTGGTCGCCTGCGCTGGCCACACCCGGAGTACGCCGGCGGGCCTGCGTCCTGGATCGCGGCGAGGTGATCACCGACGCCGACCCTGACGACTGCCCGACCCGCCCCACCGGCCGCTGGATCGTCGACCCGGACGGGGCGATCGTGCGCGCCGGACTGGTCCGCCATTACGCGGCCCGGCACGGGTTGTGGCAGCTGGACCCGGAGATCGCCTACCTCAGTGGCGATCACGTGCCAGCCGGGGTGCGTGGCTTCGAAGTGCTCGACGAGCTGCCGTTACGGGAAAAGATTCTGCGCCAAGCACTCTCACAGCGTGATTGCGGGCAGCTCGAAATCCTGGTGCGCGGTGTCGGCGTCGATCCGGACGCACTCCGTCGTCGGCTGCGGCCGGCCGGACGCGCCTCGCTATCGCTGGTGATCACCCGGATCGGCGCCGGCGCGGGGGAGCGATCTGCTGTCTTCCTCTGTCGAGCGTCCGCGGCAAACACCTAG